In Poecilia reticulata strain Guanapo linkage group LG1, Guppy_female_1.0+MT, whole genome shotgun sequence, one genomic interval encodes:
- the bglapl gene encoding bone gamma-carboxyglutamate (gla) protein, like isoform X1 — translation MKTLALLSICALLSVCWSMGAVEPEVVVDPAADTAADPAVDATASSSSSSSESDSASSSASDSASDSSASDSTSDSSSSSSSSESSESSSAESSESSSSESNSSASDSAASSSSSSSSSSESASVEESHVVMKRDLASVLLRRRRAAHGSLSPLQLESLKEVCELNVACDDMADTEGIVAAYTAYYGPVPF, via the exons ATGAAGACTCTGGCTCTGCTCTCCATCTGTGCTCTTCTGTCGGTGTGCTGGTCCATGGGAG CAGTTGAACCCGAGGTCGTCGTGGATCCTGCTGCTGACACAGCCGCTGATCCCGCAGTGGATGCTACCGCTtcatcatcctcttcctcatccgAGTCTGATTCAGCTTCATCCTCTGCCTCCGACTCTGCCTCCGACTCCTCAGCCTCCGATTCAACATCagattcctcctcctcctcttcctcatccgAGTCTTCCGAGTCCTCCTCCGCCGAATCCTCAGAGTCTTCCTCCTCTGAATCGAACTCCTCAGCCTCTGACTCTGCTgcctcttcatcttcctcctcttcgtcctcctcaGAGTCAGCCAGTGTTGAAG AGTCCCATGTGGTTATGAAGAGAGACCTGGCTTCTGTTCTTCtcaggagaagaagagctgcccaCGGCAGTCTCAGCCCCCTGCAGCTGGAAAG CCTTAAAGAGGTGTGTGAGCTGAATGTTGCCTGTGATGACATGGCTGACACTGAAGGCATCGTCGCAGCGTACACCGCCTACTATGGACCCGTCCCTTTCTAA
- the bglapl gene encoding bone gamma-carboxyglutamate (gla) protein, like isoform X2, which produces MKTLALLSICALLSVCWSMGVEPEVVVDPAADTAADPAVDATASSSSSSSESDSASSSASDSASDSSASDSTSDSSSSSSSSESSESSSAESSESSSSESNSSASDSAASSSSSSSSSSESASVEESHVVMKRDLASVLLRRRRAAHGSLSPLQLESLKEVCELNVACDDMADTEGIVAAYTAYYGPVPF; this is translated from the exons ATGAAGACTCTGGCTCTGCTCTCCATCTGTGCTCTTCTGTCGGTGTGCTGGTCCATGGGAG TTGAACCCGAGGTCGTCGTGGATCCTGCTGCTGACACAGCCGCTGATCCCGCAGTGGATGCTACCGCTtcatcatcctcttcctcatccgAGTCTGATTCAGCTTCATCCTCTGCCTCCGACTCTGCCTCCGACTCCTCAGCCTCCGATTCAACATCagattcctcctcctcctcttcctcatccgAGTCTTCCGAGTCCTCCTCCGCCGAATCCTCAGAGTCTTCCTCCTCTGAATCGAACTCCTCAGCCTCTGACTCTGCTgcctcttcatcttcctcctcttcgtcctcctcaGAGTCAGCCAGTGTTGAAG AGTCCCATGTGGTTATGAAGAGAGACCTGGCTTCTGTTCTTCtcaggagaagaagagctgcccaCGGCAGTCTCAGCCCCCTGCAGCTGGAAAG CCTTAAAGAGGTGTGTGAGCTGAATGTTGCCTGTGATGACATGGCTGACACTGAAGGCATCGTCGCAGCGTACACCGCCTACTATGGACCCGTCCCTTTCTAA
- the erp27 gene encoding endoplasmic reticulum resident protein 27 isoform X2, protein MLVTLCLTLLVSSVVAADKESGLPKLDDAEAVKAFIDSAEVVVIGFLENEESFGYEELLAASQKVDLVPAAICTVKEVWADFSISSGTISLFRKVDNHQENLVLDEIKTLKSDGLVNFISTNELRYITEYDQVTAVGLFNSEVKTHLVLFANRGSKEYTELKERLGALAPEFTGKFLFVLINGGIKSNFKSLNYFGLKSTDLPRVGLYDKHSDMKWLLPEGEISTERVRDFCQSFLNGELKDVKQAGEEPKTEL, encoded by the exons AAAGCGGCCTTCCGAAGCTTGATGATGCGGAAGCTGTTAAGGCCTTCATCGACTCCGCTGAAGTGGTGGTCATCGGATTCCTGGAG aatgaGGAGAGCTTTGGATACGAGGAACTTCTGGCAGCGTCACAGAAAGTTGACCTTGTCCCTGCAGCCATTTGCACAGTGAAGGAAGTGTGGGCTGACTTCAGCATCTCTTCAGGAACCATCAGTCTCTTCAGAAAA GTAGATAACCACCAGGAGAACCTAGTTCTCGATGAGATCAAGACGTTAAAGTCTGATGGACTTGTGAACTTCATCTCCACCAATGAGCTCAGATACATCACAGAATACGACCAAGTG ACAGCTGTGGGCCTGTTCAATTCAGAGGTGAAGACACACCTTGTGCTCTTTGCCAACAGGGGGAGTAAAGAATATACCGAGCTCAAGGAGAGACTGGGAGCTCTGGCCCCCGAGTTCACAGGCAAG TTCTTATTCGTGCTTATCAACGGAGGCATAAAGTCCAATTTCAAGTCACTCAACTACTTTGGCCTGAAGTCAACAGACCTGCCTCGGGTCGGGCTCTATGATAAACATTCCGACATGAAGTGGCTCCTACCTGAAGGAGAAATTTCCACAGAGCGTGTCCGGGACTTCTGTCAATCTTTCCTAAATGGAGAACTGAAG gacgTGAAGCAAGCAGGAGAAGAGCCCAAAACAGAACTGTAA
- the erp27 gene encoding endoplasmic reticulum resident protein 27 isoform X1 — translation MLVTLCLTLLVSSVVAADKESGLPKLDDAEAVKAFIDSAEVVVIGFLENEESFGYEELLAASQKVDLVPAAICTVKEVWADFSISSGTISLFRKVDNHQENLVLDEIKTLKSDGLVNFISTNELRYITEYDQVTAVGLFNSEVKTHLVLFANRGSKEYTELKERLGALAPEFTGKFLFVLINGGIKSNFKSLNYFGLKSTDLPRVGLYDKHSDMKWLLPEGEISTERVRDFCQSFLNGELKSHDQQPDVATGRKDKGDDRK, via the exons AAAGCGGCCTTCCGAAGCTTGATGATGCGGAAGCTGTTAAGGCCTTCATCGACTCCGCTGAAGTGGTGGTCATCGGATTCCTGGAG aatgaGGAGAGCTTTGGATACGAGGAACTTCTGGCAGCGTCACAGAAAGTTGACCTTGTCCCTGCAGCCATTTGCACAGTGAAGGAAGTGTGGGCTGACTTCAGCATCTCTTCAGGAACCATCAGTCTCTTCAGAAAA GTAGATAACCACCAGGAGAACCTAGTTCTCGATGAGATCAAGACGTTAAAGTCTGATGGACTTGTGAACTTCATCTCCACCAATGAGCTCAGATACATCACAGAATACGACCAAGTG ACAGCTGTGGGCCTGTTCAATTCAGAGGTGAAGACACACCTTGTGCTCTTTGCCAACAGGGGGAGTAAAGAATATACCGAGCTCAAGGAGAGACTGGGAGCTCTGGCCCCCGAGTTCACAGGCAAG TTCTTATTCGTGCTTATCAACGGAGGCATAAAGTCCAATTTCAAGTCACTCAACTACTTTGGCCTGAAGTCAACAGACCTGCCTCGGGTCGGGCTCTATGATAAACATTCCGACATGAAGTGGCTCCTACCTGAAGGAGAAATTTCCACAGAGCGTGTCCGGGACTTCTGTCAATCTTTCCTAAATGGAGAACTGAAG tcacatgatcaacaaccggatgttgctactggcagaaaagacaaaggagatgacaggaagtga